Part of the Bacteriovorax stolpii genome, TAATGCTGTAGTCACAGTCGCGGTAAACAGCATCTAAGTCTTTAACGAAACCAAAGAACTTTACCCCAGGCTGTTTAAACAATTCAGTTCCCCAGCTAGAGTCACCACTACCGACGATGTATAGTTCTAGTTTTTTCTGATCAACTTTCGGCCAGACTTCTTCCAAAAACCACTTGAGCCCGTCTTTATTTGGCGCCCAGTCCATCTTGCCGAGGAAAAGAAGTTTGAGCGGAGAAGATTCACTAGCATCTTTTTTCTCCTCAATTTTTTTGAAATCTAATCCTACCGGGATGAGCGATAGTTTTTCTTTTTCGTTCGGGTTTAAATCTTCAAAGCGCTTTAAATCTTCTGGAGCAATACACCAGACTTTCTTCGCTCTTTTAATCAGACTTGATTCCAGGGCACTCATCTTTTGCCCTTGCCACAACAAGAGCTTGCTGATGATTGTGTTATTTGTTTTAGCAGCAGCTGTCGACCAAAGATCCCCTTCTACGTTATGAGCGCGGTAGACCACTTGAGTGTTTTTAAAAGCAGGAATGTCTTTAAAAGTTGTATAAGGGTGAAGGCCATCAAAAACAACCAGGTCATAGGCCCTGTGAGTTAAAACCTGATTTACTTCTCTTTTAAGTTTTGATGTCAGGAAATATCCTGTTGTCACAGGAAGTGCAGGAGATTTTAAAAAACTTTTTCCTAAAAAAAGAAGTTTTTCTAGCTTTCCAGGTGCTGAAGCTTTTTTGAAAAAATAAACATTCGTTGGATTGAATTCTTTGTTGTACTCGCTTAAATGAAGCTCATCCGAGTCCTCTTCATTAAAAAGCATAATATCAAGTTCATTAAAATGTGGTCGGACAGATTTTAACAGGGCCTGATTTGCTACGCGTGCGCCATCGCGGACAGGAAAGATTCCTTTGGGTACAACCCACAAACACCTTTTCATTTTATTATCCAAAATTTAATAGACGTTGGTTTCCCAAGTCGCTTCTAAGTCTGTTGTTAATGTTAAATAAAGGGCCTTTAAGCTGGCCGCATTTACAATGACAAAATAAGTTGGAATAGAAGCAATCTTTCCCAGGATTCCAGGAGGTCTCCACAACATTCCTAACAAGGCCATCGAGTAACATAAAAACTGCGCCACCATTAAAACATCAACCAGCATATTATGCCCCCAAATAAAGGCCGCCAGGTTGACGATAAAAAGCATAATTAGAAATACGGGAACAAGCCATCTAAGAACTTTGTGTCCAAAAAGCTGTAGTAAAACAAAAGTGTGGTCTTTGAAGTTCAGTCTTCTAAAAGCGTATAAAAAACCTTTCATCCCGCCGCGGATAACACGCACGCGCATGTTAAATTCCTGCGAAGGCTTTTGAGTTGTTCTCTCGTATGAAACCGCCTCTTCTTCATAAGCAATGCGGTAACCTTGGGCCACGATCATCAGAGGTTCAGTAAAATCTTCAATGATATTTGGTGGAAGAACGTGGTAGAGCTTTCTTCTAAAAGCATTGATACACCCAATGGCCCCTGTCAGTGTGTGCATGCGGCTTTGGGCCCTTTTAATCGCCAACTCATAGTTCCAGTAAATCTTAGTTGCCAGCCCCATTGAGCTTTGGCCTTTTTCAAAATATGTCAGGTTTCCGCTCACCATTCCCACAGATGGATCCGCAAAGTTTCGGACCATTTTTCTAATGGCATCTTTTTTATAAACTGCTGTCGCGTCTGAGAAGACGATAATCTCTTTTCTCATCGCCAGCACGGCCTGATTTCTTGCTTCCGTTTTTCCAACCCGGCCTTCCACTCTAAAGAGCCTGATGCCGTCTTTTTCAAAACTCTTTACGATTTCATCAGTGCGGTCAGTTGATCCGTCAGAGACAACAACAATTTCCAGTTTGTCTTTTGGGTAATCCAACTCCAATGAGTTTTTAATCTTGTCAGCGATTCCCTCTTCCTCGTTGTAGGCGGCAATCAGCAGTGAAACTTCCGGAAGAAAGTTGTCATCTTTTTTAACCTTGCTGTTTGAAAAAAGAGAGAGGAAAAGAATAGTTAGTGGATAACCGGCATAAGAATAGAAAATAATAAAAAGTAAAAAGAGAATCAGATAGTTCATCAATGTAACCCTTTAGCAAGCACCGCGGCCTCAAGCCCTTTGGTCGGCACTTTCACTTCATCCTTGAGATAAAACTGGCCAGAGGCCACCGTTAACCCTAACAGGATATAAGGATACAACATATACGTGTGAGATAAAAATGTTATTGCAGTTCCATAAGAGAGCATGGCGAGAATAAACTCGGGGTGCTCCTTTCTCATAACCCACGCTGACCTTAGTGAAAAAATCCAAATCCCCACATAAAAACAGAATCCGACAATTCCAGTTTCTGCCAAGGCCAAAAGCCAGGTCGAGTGCGCTGTTTTATGTTTTCCTTCTGTCCCAACGTGACCGTCAGTATAAGTTAAGAGGTTAAGAGGATATCCGTCATAACCA contains:
- a CDS encoding glycosyltransferase family 2 protein yields the protein MNYLILFLLFIIFYSYAGYPLTILFLSLFSNSKVKKDDNFLPEVSLLIAAYNEEEGIADKIKNSLELDYPKDKLEIVVVSDGSTDRTDEIVKSFEKDGIRLFRVEGRVGKTEARNQAVLAMRKEIIVFSDATAVYKKDAIRKMVRNFADPSVGMVSGNLTYFEKGQSSMGLATKIYWNYELAIKRAQSRMHTLTGAIGCINAFRRKLYHVLPPNIIEDFTEPLMIVAQGYRIAYEEEAVSYERTTQKPSQEFNMRVRVIRGGMKGFLYAFRRLNFKDHTFVLLQLFGHKVLRWLVPVFLIMLFIVNLAAFIWGHNMLVDVLMVAQFLCYSMALLGMLWRPPGILGKIASIPTYFVIVNAASLKALYLTLTTDLEATWETNVY
- a CDS encoding glycosyltransferase, whose translation is MKRCLWVVPKGIFPVRDGARVANQALLKSVRPHFNELDIMLFNEEDSDELHLSEYNKEFNPTNVYFFKKASAPGKLEKLLFLGKSFLKSPALPVTTGYFLTSKLKREVNQVLTHRAYDLVVFDGLHPYTTFKDIPAFKNTQVVYRAHNVEGDLWSTAAAKTNNTIISKLLLWQGQKMSALESSLIKRAKKVWCIAPEDLKRFEDLNPNEKEKLSLIPVGLDFKKIEEKKDASESSPLKLLFLGKMDWAPNKDGLKWFLEEVWPKVDQKKLELYIVGSGDSSWGTELFKQPGVKFFGFVKDLDAVYRDCDYSIIPIRYGSGTRIKVIESISKGMPIIATDMGVQGSGLNDYFKAETKEEWISTLNKLDRQMGKAMAAAAFKELESVYSPKAIGAKAFDSVMN